A region of Streptomyces sp. NBC_01788 DNA encodes the following proteins:
- the lysS gene encoding lysine--tRNA ligase, producing MPIVAQSNETADWVSRFADDVIEESERRAPGKPVVVASGLSPSGPIHLGNLREVMTPHLVADEIRRRGHEVRHLISWDDYDRYRKVPAGVAGVDESWAEHIGKPLTSVPAPKGSEHANWAEHFKAAMVTSLAELGVEFDGISQTEQYTSGVYREQILHAMRHRGDIDAILAQYRTKPKAAKKQQKPVDEAELEAEEGSGAAAEDDGSSGSAGYFPYKPYCGNCEKDLTTVTAYDDDSTELTYACTACGFSETVRLSEFNRGKLVWKVDWPMRWAYEGVIFEPSGVDHSSPGSSFQVGGQIVGIFGGKQPIGPMYAFVGISGMAKMSSSRGGVPTPADALQIMEPQLLRWLYARRRPNQSFKIAFDQEIQRLYDEWDKLAAKVAGGTSQASSTGGSSALPGDVAAYTRAVGTAGAELPRTPRPLPYRTLASVADITAGHQDQALRILSELDPANPLDSLDEARPRFDRAEAWINTHVPADQRTIVREEPDTDLLKSLDEPSRQSVGLLLDGLGDHWSLDGLTHLVYGVPKVQAGFSADATPKELPPEIKTAQRSFFVLLYHLLVGRDTGPRLPTLLLAVGQERVRALLGQ from the coding sequence GTGCCGATCGTGGCTCAGAGCAACGAGACCGCCGACTGGGTCTCCCGTTTCGCGGACGACGTCATCGAGGAGTCGGAGCGTCGGGCCCCGGGCAAACCGGTCGTCGTCGCGTCCGGCCTGTCGCCGTCCGGCCCCATCCACCTGGGCAACCTGCGCGAGGTCATGACCCCGCACCTCGTCGCCGACGAGATCCGCCGCCGGGGCCACGAGGTACGGCACCTGATCTCCTGGGACGACTACGACCGGTACCGCAAGGTCCCGGCCGGTGTCGCCGGCGTCGACGAGTCGTGGGCCGAGCACATCGGCAAGCCGCTGACCTCCGTCCCGGCACCCAAGGGCTCGGAGCACGCCAACTGGGCCGAGCACTTCAAGGCCGCCATGGTCACCTCGCTCGCCGAGCTGGGCGTCGAGTTCGACGGCATCAGCCAGACCGAGCAGTACACCTCGGGCGTGTACCGCGAGCAGATCCTGCACGCGATGCGGCACCGCGGCGACATCGACGCGATCCTCGCCCAGTACCGCACCAAGCCCAAGGCGGCCAAGAAGCAGCAGAAGCCCGTCGACGAGGCCGAGCTGGAGGCCGAGGAGGGCTCGGGCGCCGCCGCCGAGGACGACGGCAGCTCCGGCTCCGCCGGCTACTTCCCGTACAAGCCGTACTGCGGCAACTGCGAGAAGGACCTCACCACCGTCACCGCCTACGACGACGACTCCACCGAGCTGACCTACGCCTGCACCGCGTGCGGCTTCTCGGAGACGGTCCGGCTCAGCGAGTTCAACCGCGGCAAGCTGGTCTGGAAGGTCGACTGGCCGATGCGGTGGGCGTACGAGGGCGTGATCTTCGAGCCGAGCGGTGTCGACCACTCCTCGCCCGGGTCCTCGTTCCAGGTCGGCGGGCAGATCGTCGGGATCTTCGGCGGCAAGCAGCCGATCGGCCCGATGTACGCCTTCGTGGGCATCTCCGGCATGGCCAAGATGTCGTCCTCGCGCGGTGGCGTGCCCACCCCGGCCGACGCGCTGCAGATCATGGAGCCGCAGCTCCTGCGGTGGCTGTACGCCCGGCGCAGGCCGAACCAGTCCTTCAAGATCGCGTTCGACCAGGAGATCCAGCGCCTGTACGACGAGTGGGACAAGCTCGCCGCCAAGGTCGCTGGGGGCACCTCCCAGGCGTCAAGCACTGGGGGAAGCTCCGCCCTGCCCGGTGACGTCGCCGCGTACACGCGGGCCGTGGGCACCGCCGGCGCGGAGCTGCCGAGGACGCCGCGCCCGCTGCCGTACCGCACGCTCGCGTCCGTCGCCGACATCACCGCCGGCCACCAGGACCAGGCGCTGCGCATCCTGTCCGAACTCGACCCGGCCAACCCGCTGGACTCGCTGGACGAGGCCCGCCCGCGGTTCGACAGGGCCGAGGCGTGGATCAACACCCATGTCCCCGCCGACCAGCGCACCATCGTCCGCGAGGAGCCCGACACCGACCTGCTGAAGTCCCTCGACGAGCCCTCCCGGCAGTCCGTCGGGCTCCTGCTCGACGGCCTCGGGGACCACTGGTCGCTCGACGGGCTCACCCACCTCGTCTACGGCGTGCCCAAGGTCCAGGCCGGCTTCTCCGCCGACGCCACGCCCAAGGAGCTGCCGCCGGAGATCAAGACCGCCCAGCGGTCCTTCTTCGTGCTGCTCTACCACCTGCTCGTCGGCCGCGACACCGGTCCGCGCCTGCCCACGCTGCTGCTCGCGGTGGGGCAGGAGCGGGTGCGGGCCCTGCTCGGGCAGTAG
- a CDS encoding DUF2637 domain-containing protein produces MHRVLIGVVVAGAMIIAGIGFAGSYAAVRELAIKKGFGNFSYVFPIGIDAGICVLLALDLLLTWIRIPFPLLRQTAWLLTLATIAFNGAAAWPDPLGVGMHAVIPVLFVVAVEAARHAIGRIADITADKHMEGVRLTRWLLSPVPTFLLWRRMKLWELRSYDEVIKLEQERLVYQARLRSRFGRAWRRKAPVESLMPLRLARYGVPLSATAPEGLAAAGIELPVLLSAPAPAPAPTPAAPQSEQRPELAPAPRAEQLAPAAAPVPAPDPEANPWLHARNPQQIEYQGDYDPTYEPPFDPHYAEEHYGAWYEQEQYQQEQFPQGPFPQGPFPQGPFPQDPFPQDQFPQDQFPEDQFPEEQQPFPGESPSETTGSFPIPSGPGRTRELGEGGGAPEPTEEDFYLVFKKSIDGSYPTSGQLKDDVEATYGVTLAQRDADRMVNRFTNRHTAELQDDHIA; encoded by the coding sequence ATGCACCGCGTTCTCATCGGCGTTGTCGTCGCGGGCGCCATGATCATCGCCGGTATCGGCTTCGCGGGTTCGTACGCGGCCGTCCGTGAACTCGCCATCAAGAAGGGCTTCGGGAACTTCAGCTATGTGTTCCCGATCGGCATCGACGCGGGCATCTGTGTGCTGCTCGCCCTGGATCTGCTGCTGACCTGGATCCGGATCCCCTTCCCGCTGCTCCGTCAGACCGCGTGGCTGCTGACGCTGGCCACGATCGCCTTCAACGGCGCCGCCGCCTGGCCGGACCCGCTGGGCGTGGGCATGCACGCGGTGATCCCGGTGCTGTTCGTGGTCGCCGTGGAGGCGGCCCGGCACGCGATCGGCCGGATCGCGGACATCACGGCGGACAAGCACATGGAGGGCGTCCGCCTGACCCGCTGGCTGCTCTCCCCCGTGCCCACCTTCCTGCTGTGGCGGCGCATGAAGCTGTGGGAGCTGCGCTCCTACGACGAGGTCATCAAGCTGGAGCAGGAACGCCTCGTCTACCAGGCCCGGTTGCGCTCCCGCTTCGGCCGCGCCTGGCGCCGCAAGGCCCCGGTGGAGTCCCTGATGCCGCTGCGCCTCGCCCGGTACGGCGTCCCGCTGTCGGCCACGGCCCCGGAGGGCCTGGCGGCGGCGGGCATAGAACTCCCGGTGCTCCTGTCGGCACCCGCTCCCGCCCCTGCCCCCACCCCGGCGGCGCCTCAGAGCGAGCAGCGCCCCGAGCTGGCCCCCGCTCCGCGCGCCGAACAGCTCGCACCCGCAGCCGCGCCGGTGCCGGCTCCCGATCCGGAGGCGAACCCCTGGCTGCACGCCAGGAACCCCCAGCAGATCGAGTACCAGGGCGACTACGACCCCACCTACGAGCCGCCCTTCGACCCTCATTACGCCGAGGAGCACTACGGGGCCTGGTACGAGCAGGAGCAGTACCAGCAGGAACAGTTCCCCCAGGGCCCGTTCCCCCAGGGCCCGTTCCCCCAGGGCCCGTTCCCCCAGGATCCGTTCCCCCAGGACCAGTTCCCCCAGGACCAGTTCCCTGAGGACCAGTTCCCTGAGGAGCAGCAGCCCTTCCCCGGGGAATCCCCGTCGGAGACGACCGGCAGCTTCCCCATCCCCTCCGGCCCGGGCCGCACCCGTGAGCTCGGAGAGGGCGGCGGCGCCCCGGAACCGACCGAGGAGGACTTCTACCTGGTCTTCAAGAAGTCGATAGACGGCAGCTACCCCACCTCGGGCCAGCTGAAGGACGACGTGGAGGCGACGTACGGCGTCACACTCGCGCAGCGCGACGCGGACCGCATGGTCAATCGCTTCACGAACCGCCACACGGCGGAACTGCAGGACGACCACATCGCCTGA